One region of Octopus sinensis linkage group LG30, ASM634580v1, whole genome shotgun sequence genomic DNA includes:
- the LOC115226480 gene encoding zinc finger protein 271-like gives MSKDTQESSDHSDISDKPFCENDNLKEQKCNPSEGKRYHCDICDKLFSGSTALTTHRRIHTGEKPFHCDICGKAFSDGSALTSHKRIHTGEKPFRCYICGKSFSRSNALTIHKRVHTGEKPFQCDICGRSMSGSSDLIKHKRIHTGEKPFHCDICGQSFCLSSGLTTHKRIHTGEKPFECDVCGKSFSQNTNLKRHKSIHTGKKPVQCDICGKRFFDNYGLTKHKRVHTGEKPYCCDICGKSFSVSCALIKHKRIHTGEKPYRCDICGKAFTASGGLRIHKRLHTGEKPFQCDICGKSLSRLDKLNSHKLIHTREKQYQCDICSKSFSKSSKLTKHKHIHTGEEQFHCNICGKSFCKKTALTIHRRIHTGEKPHHCDICGKSFSQVGNLTSHKRIHTGEKPFHCDICGKSFTQSSELTRHTRTHTGEKPYRCEICGQLFSECTNLTKHKRTHTGEKPHHCVICGKSFPEKAALRKHHRVHTGEKPFHCGICGKSFSINSQLTKHKTVHKVEK, from the coding sequence ATGTCAAAAGATACACAAGAATCATCAGACCACTCTGATATCAGTGATAAACCATTCTGTGAAAATGATAATTTAAAAGAGCAAAAATGTAATCCTTCAGAAGGAAAacgatatcattgtgatatctgtgataagcTATTCTCTGGCAGTACTGCTTTAACtactcacagacgtattcatacgggagagaagccatttcactgtgacatctgtggtaaagcattctcTGATGGAAGCgccttaacttctcacaaacgcatccatacaggggagaaaccgttTCGCTGttacatctgtggtaaatcattctctagaagtaATGCTTTGACAATTCACAAACgggttcatacaggggagaaaccatttcagtgtgatatctgtggcaggTCAATGTCCGGAAGTAGCGATCTAAttaagcacaaacgtattcacacaggagagaagccatttcactgtgacatctgtggtcaGTCATTCTGTTTAAGTAGTGGCTTAACTACTCACAagcgaattcatacaggagagaagccatttgaatgtgatgtctgtggtaaatctttctctcaaaatacTAACTTGAAGAGACACAAATCTATTCATACAGGAAAGAAACCAGTTcagtgtgacatctgtggtaaacgATTCTTTGACAATTATGGTTTAACAaagcacaaacgtgttcatacaggagagaaaccctactgctgtgatatctgtggtaaatcattctctgtaagttgTGCCTTGATTaaacacaaacgaattcatacgggagagaaaccataccgctgtgatatctgtggtaaagcattcACTGCAAGTGGTGGTTTAAGAATTCACAAACGCCTCCATACGGGTGAGAAGCCATTTCAATGTgacatctgtggcaaatcattatCACGACTCGATAAGTTAAATtcacacaaacttattcatacacGAGAGAAacaatatcaatgtgatatttgcagTAAATCATTCTCAAAAAGTAGTAAATTAACAAaacacaagcatattcatacaggagaggagCAATTTCActgtaatatttgtggtaaatcattctgtaaaAAAACTGCCTTAACtattcacagacgtattcatactggagagaagccacatcactgtgatatctgtggtaaatcattctctcaagtaGGTAACTTGActtctcacaagcgtattcatacgggagagaagccatttcattgtgatatttgtggcaaatcattcacTCAAAGCAGTGAATTAACTAGACACACACgaactcatacaggagagaaaccgtaccgctgtgaaatctgtggtcaATTATTCTCAGAATGTActaacttaactaaacacaaacgtactcatacaggagagaagccacatcATTGTGttatatgtggtaaatcattccctgaaAAAGCTGCCTTAAGAAAACACCACCGTGtacatactggagagaaaccatttcactgtggtatttgtggtaaatcattctctataaATAGTCAATTAACTAAACACAAAACTGTTCATAAAGTAGAGAAATGA
- the LOC115226481 gene encoding zinc finger protein OZF-like, whose translation MMDINQWDACNTIGFNNTNTIEEPEDEDFLWNETFLKERSLCGNVPEYGCEICGQAFSSKHDVYTHKIIHNREKPYYCKICGKYFVSDRDLVKHRRSHPGEKPYECEICEKSFSLNSVLLIHKRIHTGEKPFQCEICGRAFSLRSVLLDHKRSHAGDRPYNCEAGGESFTPKSPLKTHNACQTGEKPFQCQKCGKPLINNFQRVIHKCSPTGKNHYNCDLCGKSFITNGLLKAHELNHTGKKAFHCEICGECFTQNSSLKVHKRSHTGEKPFECEMCGKCFVSNSNITKHKRIHVGEKPYQCEMCGKSFCQNPQLRIHKRIHTGEKPSQCEMCGKSFCQNPQLRIHKRIHTGEKPSQCEMCGKSFCQNPQLRIHKRIHTGEKPSQCEMCGKSFCQNPQLRIHKRIHTGEKPSQCEMCEKSFITKSLFKTQMGIVSV comes from the coding sequence ATGATGGACATTAATCAATGGGACGCTTGTAACACAATTGGTTTTAACAATACAAATACAATTGAAGAGCCAGAGGATGAAGATTTTTTATGGAATGAAACATTTCTTAAGGAAAGATCGTTATGTGGAAATGTTCCTGAATATGGCTGTGAGATTTGCGGACAAGCATTCTCTTCAAAACATGATGTctatacacacaaaataatacACAACAGGGAAAAACCTTATTATTGTAAAATATGtgggaaatattttgtttctgacAGGGATTTAGTAAAACATAGACGGTCACACCCTGGAGAAAAGCCGTATGAATGTGAAATTTGTGAGAAGTCCTTCTCCCTTAATTCCGTTCTTCTTATCCACAAACGTATCCATACCGGAGAAAAACCTTTCCAATGTGAGATATGTGGGAGAGCATTTTCTCTCAGATCTGTTCTTCTTGACCATAAACGTAGTCATGCTGGAGACAGGCCCTATAACTGTGAAGCAGGTGGGGAGTCTTTTACTCCAAAAAGCCCATTAAAAACACACAACGCTTGTCAGACGGGAGAAAAACCATTTCAGTGTCAAAAGTGTGGCAAACCGCTAATTAATAATTTCCAACGTGTCATTCATAAATGTAGTCCTACCGGAAAGAATCATTATAATTGTGATCTATGTGGAAAGTCTTTTATTACCAATGGTCTCTTAAAAGCACATGAATTAAATCACACTGGAAAAAAAGCATTTCACTGCGAAATATGTGGGGAATGTTTCACTCAAAATTCTAGTCTTAAAGTCCATAAACGGagtcacactggagaaaaaccattcgAGTGTGAAATGTGTGGTAAATGTTTTGTGTCTAATAGTAACATAACGAAGCACAAACGAATCCATGTTGGGGAAAAGCCATATCAATGTGAAATGTGTGGGAAATCTTTCTGTCAAAACCCTCAGCTTCGAAtccacaagcgtattcatactggagagaagccctCTCAATGTGAAATGTGTGGGAAATCTTTCTGTCAAAACCCTCAGCTTCGAAtccacaagcgtattcatactggagagaagccctCTCAGTGTGAAATGTGTGGGAAATCTTTCTGTCAAAACCCTCAGCTTCGAAtccacaagcgtattcatactggagagaagccctCTCAGTGTGAAATGTGTGGGAAATCTTTCTGTCAAAACCCTCAGCTTCGAAtccacaagcgtattcatactggagagaagccctCTCAGTGTGAAATGTGTGAGAAATCGTTTATCACTAAAAGTCTTTTTAAAACGCAGATGGGAATTGTTTCAGTGTGA